TTAAAAAAGATAGGTCTTTGACCTATCTTTTTTAATATATTTACTTATCTAGTAGTTGTTCCTCCACCACTCATGTTTTGTTGAGCCATTTCAACTAATCTTTTTGTCATATTTCCACCAACATAACCATTTTCTCTAGATGGAAGATTACCTTTATCCATTGATTCATAATTTGCCATACCTAATTCACTTGCTATTTCAGTTTTCATTTGATTTAAAGCTTGACGTGCTTCAGGTACTAATATTCTATTACTTGTATT
The sequence above is a segment of the Tissierellales bacterium genome. Coding sequences within it:
- a CDS encoding alpha/beta-type small acid-soluble spore protein; protein product: NTSNRILVPEARQALNQMKTEIASELGMANYESMDKGNLPSRENGYVGGNMTKRLVEMAQQNMSGGGTTTR